The region CGCCTCCTCCCCGTTCTCGGGGCTCTGGATTTGCACCCAGACCTGGGTGTCTGCAGGCAGGATGGCCAGGAACTGGTCCAGCACCAGCAGCTCCAGGATCTGCTTCTTGGTGTGCCGGTCCGGCCTCAGCCAGCGATGGCACAGCTCCCGCAGCCGCTCCAGGGCCTCGCGGGGCCCGGACGCCTCCTGGTAGCGGAACCACCGGAAGCGCCGGCGGGAGAGCTCCTCGTTCCCGTGTCGGCCAGATTCGCTcccccaggccctgtccccctgGGGGCTACCCGTCAGGGGCCCCTCCTTACAGTGGGGAGTCTGGGCCTGAGATTCCAGGGCTGCTTCCCTCCTCAATTCTGCAATCATCATCCACTGTCCACGG is a window of Ornithorhynchus anatinus isolate Pmale09 chromosome 9, mOrnAna1.pri.v4, whole genome shotgun sequence DNA encoding:
- the LOC114814191 gene encoding zinc finger and SCAN domain-containing protein 31-like: MIAELRREAALESQAQTPHCKEGPLTGSPQGDRAWGSESGRHGNEELSRRRFRWFRYQEASGPREALERLRELCHRWLRPDRHTKKQILELLVLDQFLAILPADTQVWVQIQSPENGEEAVALVEDLEEDFSRTPQWLRQLHGELLFPRTRAWKTRQRLPPLKKPGLR